The Thermococcus sp. genome has a segment encoding these proteins:
- a CDS encoding radical SAM protein — FIVEESIKAQRKLLVGYKGMPGINMKKFEEAWNSKHAAISLSGEPMLYPYMGDLVEEFYKRGFTTFIVTNGTVPERLEEMKKEDKLPSQLYVSLTAPDIKTYNRVNVPMIPDGWEKIKETLGLMNDAQTRTVVRLTLVKGENMANPEGYAKLIKLANPMFIEAKAYMFVGYSRNRLTINNMPRHEEIKAFAEELVKHLPGYHIEDEYEPSRVVLIMRDDVDPHGTGIGGRFIKH; from the coding sequence TTCATCGTCGAGGAGAGCATAAAAGCCCAGAGAAAACTCCTCGTCGGCTACAAGGGAATGCCCGGCATAAACATGAAGAAGTTCGAGGAGGCATGGAACTCCAAGCACGCAGCCATAAGCCTATCCGGCGAGCCGATGCTCTACCCCTACATGGGCGACCTGGTGGAGGAATTCTACAAGCGCGGATTTACCACCTTCATTGTCACCAACGGAACCGTTCCCGAAAGGCTGGAGGAGATGAAGAAGGAAGACAAGCTGCCGAGCCAGCTCTACGTATCCCTCACCGCCCCGGACATCAAGACCTACAACCGGGTGAACGTCCCCATGATTCCGGACGGATGGGAGAAGATAAAGGAGACGCTGGGGCTCATGAACGACGCCCAGACTAGGACGGTGGTAAGGCTGACCCTCGTCAAGGGCGAGAACATGGCCAACCCCGAGGGCTACGCGAAGCTGATAAAGCTCGCCAACCCGATGTTCATTGAGGCAAAAGCCTACATGTTCGTTGGCTATTCGCGCAACAGGCTCACCATCAACAACATGCCGCGGCACGAGGAGATTAAGGCCTTCGCCGAGGAGCTGGTGAAGCACCTGCCCGGCTACCACATTGAGGATGAATACGAGCCGAGCAGGGTCGTGCTCATAATGCGCGACGACGTTGATCCCCACGGAACCGGAATCGGTGGCAGATTCATAAAGCACTGA
- a CDS encoding prenyltransferase/squalene oxidase repeat-containing protein — MVIPVVSAGTIDGSVKFLGSAAGNTQKTREISLALIALSSARHDTVVSVDKQINELAENLIKTQNPDGGWGLYPRETSNALDTAYAVIALRMAYPYVNPLDSESILEAVRRATSYLISSKNKDGWGYVPGTPTYYYPTVVSLWALGKSGYSYNSRVVRNALKSLGNLTCEIPEYEALALKLIAYHSLGYPVDDKAIENVRNLLLQGDNLTVKEKAMLAYALVLYAPMDFNTAKILLNLENMAKKANDGVYWANKPSLFGSTDIIASTAFATLALSAAYVTPKEETVANPYELPCRALRGLQNYDGGWGLYLNSPSNEKATYYALKAINECIPPASIVERALNWTETKFKVDEASLTPGSGMPVGYFFALETLLEHGMLNETEKAQAIKAIKEAQLDSGLWGNTVIGPQPYQTALALKALLDLGVSPNDTTIQTAKRWLLNISNGGWGIHVQTPQFSYMLKPDVLTTITVLEALDPISTPKELKPHIQWLINQRTDGGWAYWKEYYVWAKNMTYPGIPSVELTVRATDLLARYGYNYTNETLNLVMNARDSGSIDNKTIETAFTIMYLSRFQYVPPVNLNNVESTLNSAIIDVIAPSMEKVDVDEIEENLVALFGDRFEIPNYTQIGEENYIAIGGFDEFNVRRYNPYVRFHVSDDSITVGNVTVPRKDAVVLIPGKTANGVVLFVLSDPINYDIVKEIFSTGFIRYLRGNAMVLLREGSYVRVIVVG; from the coding sequence ATGGTGATTCCAGTTGTAAGCGCCGGGACGATAGACGGATCCGTGAAGTTCCTGGGGAGCGCCGCAGGGAACACCCAGAAAACGAGGGAAATAAGCCTTGCGCTGATTGCCCTAAGCTCCGCCAGGCATGACACGGTGGTTTCTGTTGATAAACAAATAAACGAACTCGCGGAGAATCTGATAAAAACCCAGAACCCTGATGGGGGATGGGGGCTGTACCCTAGAGAGACAAGCAACGCCCTCGATACCGCCTACGCGGTGATCGCACTTAGGATGGCTTATCCATACGTTAATCCCCTAGACAGCGAGTCGATTCTGGAGGCCGTTCGGAGGGCAACGTCATATCTGATATCCTCCAAGAACAAGGACGGATGGGGCTACGTTCCAGGGACACCAACCTATTACTATCCCACCGTGGTCTCCCTGTGGGCCCTTGGTAAGAGTGGCTACTCGTACAACAGCCGAGTTGTCCGCAACGCCCTGAAGAGCCTGGGAAACCTAACCTGTGAGATCCCCGAGTACGAGGCGCTGGCCCTCAAGTTAATAGCTTATCACAGCCTCGGTTATCCAGTTGATGATAAGGCAATTGAAAACGTTAGGAACCTCCTTCTGCAGGGAGATAACCTGACGGTAAAGGAAAAGGCCATGTTGGCCTACGCCCTCGTGCTCTACGCCCCGATGGACTTTAACACGGCAAAAATTCTCCTGAACCTCGAGAACATGGCGAAGAAAGCAAACGATGGAGTTTACTGGGCCAACAAGCCCAGCCTATTCGGTTCCACCGACATAATAGCCAGCACCGCCTTTGCCACCCTGGCTCTCTCAGCGGCATACGTCACCCCCAAAGAGGAGACGGTAGCGAACCCGTACGAACTCCCGTGCAGAGCCCTGAGGGGGCTACAGAACTATGACGGCGGCTGGGGACTGTACCTTAACTCACCGTCAAATGAAAAGGCCACTTACTACGCACTGAAGGCTATCAACGAGTGTATCCCTCCGGCATCCATCGTGGAAAGGGCCCTGAACTGGACGGAGACGAAGTTCAAGGTGGATGAGGCTTCCCTTACCCCCGGTTCCGGAATGCCGGTCGGCTACTTCTTTGCACTTGAGACCCTTCTGGAACACGGCATGCTGAACGAGACTGAAAAAGCCCAGGCCATAAAGGCAATAAAGGAGGCTCAACTTGACAGCGGGCTCTGGGGGAACACCGTGATTGGTCCCCAGCCGTATCAGACCGCGCTGGCGCTGAAGGCACTCCTCGACCTGGGAGTGAGTCCCAATGACACGACCATACAAACCGCCAAGCGCTGGCTCCTCAACATAAGTAACGGGGGATGGGGAATCCATGTCCAGACCCCCCAATTCTCGTACATGCTTAAACCCGATGTCCTCACCACGATAACAGTTCTGGAGGCCCTTGATCCGATATCGACCCCCAAGGAGCTCAAGCCCCACATCCAGTGGCTCATCAACCAGAGAACGGATGGGGGGTGGGCCTACTGGAAGGAGTACTACGTGTGGGCGAAGAACATGACGTACCCCGGGATACCAAGCGTCGAGCTCACGGTGAGGGCCACGGATCTGCTGGCAAGGTACGGGTACAATTACACCAACGAAACCCTTAATCTCGTTATGAACGCCCGCGACAGCGGTTCAATAGACAACAAAACGATAGAAACCGCGTTCACGATCATGTACCTGTCCAGGTTCCAGTACGTTCCACCGGTTAACCTCAACAACGTGGAGAGCACGCTGAACAGCGCCATCATCGACGTTATAGCTCCAAGTATGGAGAAAGTTGACGTCGATGAGATCGAGGAGAACCTGGTCGCGCTGTTTGGGGACAGATTCGAGATCCCCAACTACACTCAGATCGGTGAGGAGAACTACATCGCCATCGGCGGCTTTGATGAATTCAACGTCAGACGGTACAACCCCTACGTGAGGTTCCACGTCTCAGATGACAGCATCACCGTCGGCAACGTTACCGTACCCAGAAAAGACGCCGTGGTGCTGATACCGGGAAAGACCGCCAATGGCGTCGTTCTCTTCGTGTTGAGCGACCCGATAAACTACGATATAGTAAAAGAGATATTCAGCACCGGCTTCATCCGGTACCTCCGCGGTAACGCCATGGTACTGCTGAGGGAGGGAAGCTACGTCAGAGTAATTGTCGTGGGGTGA